Genomic segment of Paenibacillus sp. FSL R5-0912:
CGCGCATTCGGCACCAGCTTGAACTGCTCCGGAATAATCGGCAGATCATTAATGTTCCATTTTTTATATTTGTTGTCGTATGCTTCAGGCTCCGCCAGGCCAATCAGATGCCCGATCGCCCAGGTGATAATATACTGCTCCCCTTCCAGATAGGAACGGTAATTTTTGGCCTTCGGTTCTATTGCGGCGGCGATATTCCGCCCCATGTCCGGTTTTTCCGCAATAATGAGTGTCTTCAAAAATAATCGCTCCTTACCCATGGTTCTTCCAAAATACGTCCAGTAGTCTATTATACCATTACTTCACCACTTTTTAACGTATTGACTTGAAGACTGAGTTCAGACCCGCGGTATTTGCGGTTATACCTCACAGGTTGAGTCCCAGTTCAATGAATATTTTCACATCCCAATAGATACACCTAAATATGTCATTTCGCACTATTTATTTGCGATATATAATTCAGTTACATAAATTTAGCAAAACCTGCAGCCGATGCGGATCTTAACAGGTGAAATCATGGCGTTTAAAAACATTTCAAGAAAATCTTATGTGGGATTTGGCGGATGGTTAGTGCTGTTTGCTGCTAGCTTATTCGTACAATTTATCAGACTTCTATTAAGTACCCTTGATAACTACTCTATTATCAAGTCTGACGAATTTAAACGAATCACCGATCCAGACAGTGAATATTATAATTCATCCTTGTATCCGTCATTAATCGTTGATACCACCCTAAGTCTGGTCATCTGTATTATGATCATATTCATTATCTATTTTTGTGTAAGACATAGTATATGGTTCAAAAAGTTATCTGTAATTTACATAATCAGCTCTTTCATCATTCAATGCTTAACTCTTTTTTGGCTGCTGGGTATTCATTTTTTGCCGGAGGAATTCTATGAAGAAATAAATATATATCAGGGTGTTATATCTTCATTTGCTTATATGCTGATCTGGTTGCCTTACTTACTCATATCTAAAAGAGTGAAAAACACATTTGCGTAAAAGACGCAGTTGTTGTTATTTGATAGCTACATAAAACGTACCAAACGCGGATGATCAAACGGAGCAGGCCGATTAGCTTCCATTGAAACCTTAATC
This window contains:
- a CDS encoding DUF2569 family protein is translated as MAFKNISRKSYVGFGGWLVLFAASLFVQFIRLLLSTLDNYSIIKSDEFKRITDPDSEYYNSSLYPSLIVDTTLSLVICIMIIFIIYFCVRHSIWFKKLSVIYIISSFIIQCLTLFWLLGIHFLPEEFYEEINIYQGVISSFAYMLIWLPYLLISKRVKNTFA